The following coding sequences are from one Scomber scombrus chromosome 20, fScoSco1.1, whole genome shotgun sequence window:
- the slc35b3 gene encoding adenosine 3'-phospho 5'-phosphosulfate transporter 2 codes for MSAKYGLVGYNSSRKHISISIPSSTEVMSPHIKSVEELRVLGINLSSFSAPTQFFICVAGVFLFYLIYGYLQELIFSVEGFKPFGWYLTLVQFGFYSMFGLVELQLTQDKRRRIPGKTYMIIAFLTVGTMGLSNTSLGYLNYPTQVIFKCCKLIPVMIGGVFIQGKRYNVADVSAALCMSLGLIWFTLADSKVAPSFNVTGVLLISLALCADAAIGNVQEKAMKLHNGSNSEMVLYSYSIGFIYILTGLLCLGGLGPAVAFCSEHPVKTYGYAFFFSLTGYFGISFVLALIKLFGALVAVTVTTGRKAMTIVLSFMFFAKPFTFQYIWGGLLVLFGIFLNVYSKNRDKMKLPSFNDLRSWLLTGKKVRFLSQNV; via the exons aTGAGTGCCAAGTATGGCCTGGTGGGCTACAACAGTTCACGGAAGCACATTTCAATCTCCATACCGTCGTCCACGGAGGTGATGTCACCACACATAAAGTCCGTGGAGGAACTGAGGGTCCTGGGAATCAACCTGAGCAGCTTCAGTGCCCCAACACAGTTCTTCATTTGTGTGGCTGGAGTCTTCCTCTTTTACCTCATATATGGATATCTGCAG GAGCTGATATTTTCCGTAGAGGGATTCAAGCCTTTTGGTTGGTACCTCACTTTGGTCCAGTTTGGCTTCTACTCCATGTTTGGACTGGTAGAACTTCAGCTCACACAGGACAAACGCAGAAG GATACCAGGGAAGACCTATATGATCATAGCATTCCTAACGGTGGGCACCATGGGCCTGTCTAATACCTCTCTGGGCTACTTGAACTACCCAACACAGGTCATCTTCAAGTGCTGTAAACTCATCCCTGTCATGATCGGAGGAGTGTTTATACAAG GTAAACGCTATAATGTGGCTGATGTGTCAGCTGCTCTCTGCATGAGTCTGGGACTTATCTGGTTTACGCTCGCTGACAGCAAAGTGGCCCCCTCCTTCAATGTTACAG GTGTTCTTCTGATTTCCCTGGCGCTGTGTGCAGACGCTGCCATCGGAAACGTGCAGGAGAAAGCCATGAAACTCCATAATGGCTCCAACTCTGAAATG gtgCTGTACTCGTACTCCATTGGTTTTATCTACATACTGACAGGTCTGCTCTGTTTGGGTGGGCTGGGACCAGCCGTAGCGTTCTGCTCAGAG CATCCTGTGAAGACATACGGTTACgcattcttcttctctcttacGGGTTATTTCGGCATCTCCTTCGTGCTGGCCTTGATCAAGCTCTTTGGCGCCCTGGTTGCAGTGACAG TAACCACCGGGCGAAAGGCCATGACTATCGTACTTTCCTTCATGTTCTTCGCAAAACCTTTCACTTTCCA GTACATTTGGGGCGGCCTTCTGGTGCTCTTTGGCATCTTCTTGAatgtttacagtaaaaacagagacaaaatgaAGCTGCCTTCCTTCAACGACCTCAGGAGCTGGCTGCTGACAGGAAAGAAAGTCCGATTTCTCTCACAAAACGTATAG